A DNA window from Arachis duranensis cultivar V14167 chromosome 3, aradu.V14167.gnm2.J7QH, whole genome shotgun sequence contains the following coding sequences:
- the LOC107478302 gene encoding uncharacterized protein LOC107478302: protein MLIYLSPGTKKKKVRGPTELKHIHALETQIELTWFNDKPIGPTKIQVQLFSRFLGTLARNSNLVTLLYTNWQAVSSETKTSMLDYAKSKYNISSDAEPWVIDTIGEAWKQFKKRIKKYHYTPYNSFRETMTMTVPELHFRKLVQFWRLDIIKVISDKNRENRSKQKLNHQMGPVSFELVCAELRAKKEDNEDPSQSEMFVVTRMSKKGETNSRTQETIKHLKNLKEAGYNHDEAVQTVFKKERHGRVRFYSRLVTKSSLKKEKEIRQIQQQHNEVVSTMEKNQNNLTSKLDGLTNLIKTLLQQVNPGMSAEQVQVMIEAAQQSPPDASCAPNDARRSIPPSLGSNHVSKDMEEDMM, encoded by the exons ATGCTTATATATTTGTCTCCAG gtaccaaaaagaaaaaagttcgTGGTCCCACCGAACTCAAGCATATTCATGCTTTGGAGACACAAATAGAGTTAACATGGTTCAATGACAAACCCATAGGCCCAACAAAAATACAGGTTCAATTGTTTAGTCGGTTCTTGGGAACACTTGCAAGAAACTCTAATTTGGTCACGTTGTTATATACTAATTGGCAAGCTGTGTCCAGTGAGACTAAAACTTCAATGTTGGATTATGCAAAG TCTAAATATAACATTTCTAGTGATGCTGAGCCTTGGGTGATAGATACCATTGGAGAGGCATGGAAGCAATTTAAGAAACGCATAAAGAAATATCATTATACACCGTACAACTCATTTAGAGAGACGATGACAATGACTGTACCTGAACtgcattttcgaaaattagttcAATTTTGGAGGCTTGATATCATCAAA GTTATTTCTGACAAAAATCGTGAAAACAGATCCAAGCAAAAATTGAATCATCAAATGGGTCCAGTTAGTTTTGAATTAGTATGCGCTGAATTG CGTGCAAAGAAGGAGGACAATGAAGATCCATCACAATCTGAGATGTTTGTTGTAACTCGTATGAGCAAAAAAGGAGAGACTAATTCGAGAACACAAGAGACAATT AAACAtcttaaaaatttgaaagaagcaGGATACAATCATGATGAAGCAGTTCAAACAGTTTTCAAAAAGGAGAGACATGGTAGAGTTCGTTTCTATAGTCGATTAGTCACAAAATCCTCTCTTAAAAAGGAGAAGGAAATCcgacaaattcaacaacaacatAATGAAGTGGTTTCAACTATggagaaaaatcaaaacaactTAACTTCCAAGTTAGATGGTTTAACAAACTTAATTAAAACGTTGTTGCAACAAGTCAATCCTGGTATGAGTGCAGAACAAGTGCAAGTAATGATAGAAGCCGCCCAACAATCTCCGCCTGACGCGAGTTGTGCACCAAATGATGCGCGGCGAAGCATTCCTCCTTCACTTGGATCGAACCATGTATCAAAAGATATGGAA GAAGACATGATGTGA